The genomic interval TCTTCAATTATTTCGGGTTTTGTCTTCAATCTATTTATTCTAATATATGGTGTAGGGCGATTTTTGAACGAGTCAATTATCCTTTCACCTTCAACTGGATAGGCTTCAAGGATTTTTCTTAAAACCCAAACCTGGGGTTCGCGCATTGACTGGACTTTTTTATTACGAATCACCCCTCTTAAAACTGCATTTATCAATGATTTTTCTTTAACACTTCTACCTAAATTTACAGCTTCATTGACCACTGCATAAACAGGAATTCTATCAAGAAAGAGATATTGATAGACTGCAAGGCGAAGAATATTTTTTAATATTGGGTCGGCAGCGCTAAAATCACCAATAAACGTCTCTTTGATTATCTGGTCTATCTCTTCACGATGACGCAGGGTCCCAAAGGCTATCTCATTTGCCAGAGCGCGGTCATCCTCTGTAAGTTCGTCCCTTTCAAATATAAGTCCCAGGGCGACTTTCAGATTTGTGCCATGGTCAACTTCACACAGGGCATTTAACGCTGCTTCTCTTGCGTTCATATTTGAAACCTTTCTCCACTTTTTATCCGATATCCATTTATAAAATCAATGGCGGCCATTACCCGACGATTTTCCGGTTTTAATGTCTTCAATATTATTGAACCATCCCCTGTTCCCACATAAAACTTTTTATTTTCAATATGAAAAACACCGGGTTCAATATCTTTATCTCCAATTTCGGATTCAAGGATAATGAGTTCGCTGTTCCGGAAATGAGTGCGTGCACAGGGTGCAGGATTCAACGCCCGAATCAAATTATAAATCTTCTCGCTTTTATCTCTCCAGTTGATAATTGTTTCTTCTTTTTTTATCTTTGGTGCATAGGTCATTTCAGACTCATTTTGTTCAATAACCTTATATTCATTATTTTCAATCAATCTCAAAGCCTCAATCACCATTTCTGCGCCAAGCAAAGAAAGCCGTTGAGACAAACTTCCGTAGGTATCATTTTTATCAATTTCTATTTCCTTTTGTAAAATTATCTTTCCATGGTCTATCTTTTCATCCATAAAAAATATTGTCACTCCTGTTTTTTTCTCTCCTGCCATAATTGCCCTTTGAATCGGCGCAGCACCACGATATTTAGGCAAAAGCGAAGGATGAATATTAATGCCCCCCATTTTAGGAACCCTAAGAAGTTCTCCACTCAAGATATATCCATATGCAGATAGGACTATGATATCGGGTGATATCAAAGCAAGATTTTCAATAAATGAAATTTCGTTTGGATTTTCGGGCTCAAATAATTTTATATTATTTTCCACCGCCCATTTTCCAATTTCGGGTAATTCGACTGTTAAGCCCCTTCCTTTCGGTTTTGGTTTTGAAATGACTACACCCGCAAGCCCATAATATTCATTTATCTTTTTTACAATAGGCACAGAAAAGTTTGTAGAGCCAAAAAATACTATCTTCATACTGATTTTATATTTGATAAATAATCTTTTACTTTATCCTTCTCTTTTTCATTAACATAATCAATAAAAAGGACGCCATTCAAATGATCAATTTCATGTTGGATTGCCCTTGC from candidate division WOR-3 bacterium carries:
- the fmt gene encoding methionyl-tRNA formyltransferase — encoded protein: MKIVFFGSTNFSVPIVKKINEYYGLAGVVISKPKPKGRGLTVELPEIGKWAVENNIKLFEPENPNEISFIENLALISPDIIVLSAYGYILSGELLRVPKMGGINIHPSLLPKYRGAAPIQRAIMAGEKKTGVTIFFMDEKIDHGKIILQKEIEIDKNDTYGSLSQRLSLLGAEMVIEALRLIENNEYKVIEQNESEMTYAPKIKKEETIINWRDKSEKIYNLIRALNPAPCARTHFRNSELIILESEIGDKDIEPGVFHIENKKFYVGTGDGSIILKTLKPENRRVMAAIDFINGYRIKSGERFQI